The proteins below are encoded in one region of Diceros bicornis minor isolate mBicDic1 chromosome 14, mDicBic1.mat.cur, whole genome shotgun sequence:
- the LOC131413965 gene encoding zinc finger and SCAN domain-containing protein 26-like isoform X1 codes for MVVSKRKKMDGNYWKCINPTKGRCYCCYCYHYYYCYCFCDSCYYIFRSIAEETVKRQSFKTESRLKLGMAAALMSAHSPAPLNLKKEGLRVEKEDQRSAWQQGLQLQGDSTGLGQELLCKQFRQLRYEETTGPREALSRLRELCRWWLRPETHTKEQILELLVLEQFLSILPEELQARVREHHPESGEDVVVVLEDLQPELTETGQQVDPDQAKKQKMLVEETAPLKAVQEQQVQPECEVSRPEKEKGEDTRIENGKLVVETDPFGGVESSRKISEPTETHYGDSDLERQQAKPKEKTAYKCSDCGEGFIQHSDLIKHKGTHTREKPCASEVCQSSSLTRHQKIRSREKGHQCHECGKAFQRSSHLVRHQKIHLGEKPYQCKECGKVFSQNAGLLEHLRIHTGEKPYLCIHCGKNFRRSSHLNRHQRIHSQEEPCECKECGKTFSQALLLTHHQRIHSHSKSHRCNECGKAFSLTSDLIRHHRIHTGEKPFRCNICQKAFRLNSHLTQHVRIHKEEKPYECNECGEAFRQRSGLFQHQRYHHKDKLAS; via the exons ATGGTTGTTtcgaagaggaaaaaaatggatgGTAATTATTGGAAATGCATAAACCCAACAAAGGGGCGttgctattgttgttattgttatcattactactaCTGTTACTGCTTCTGTGATTCTTGTTATTACATTTTCAGGAGTATCGCTGAGGAGACAGTCAAAAGACAGTCCTTCAAAACAGAGAGCAGGCTGAAGCTGGGGATGGCAGCAGCATTGATGAGTGCTCATTCCCCGGCTCCTCTGAATCTGAAGAAGGAGGGGCTTCGGGTAGAGAAGGAGGATCAGCGCTCTGCTTGGCAACAGGGACTCCAGCTGCAAGGAGACAGCACAGGCCTTGGACAGGAGCTGTTGTGCAAACAGTTCAGGCAGTTGCGCTATGAAGAGACCACAGGACCTCGAGAAGCACTGAGCCGGCTCCGGGAACTTTGCCGATGGTGGCTGCGGCCCGAGACCCACACCAAGGAGCAGATCCTGGAGCTGCTGGTGCTGGAGCAGTTCCTGAGCATCCTGCCCGAGGAGCTCCAGGCGCGGGTGCGGGAGCATCATCCCGAGAGCGGGGAGGACGTGGTGGTTGTACTGGAGGATTTGCAGCCAGAGCTTACAGAAACAGGACAACAGGTG GACCCAGAccaggcaaagaaacagaaaatgcttGTGGAAGAGACAGCCCCCCTGAAGGCAGTGCAAGAGCAGCAGGTCCAGCCTGAGTGTGAGGTTTCCAGGCCTGAAAAGGAGAAAG GTGAGGACACAAGGATTGAGAATGGGAAGCTGGTTGTAGAGACAGACCCTTTTGGAGGAGTGGAATCATCTAGGAAGATATCTGAACCCACAGAGACTCATTATGGGGACTCTGACTTGGAAAGACAGCAGGCCAAGCCCAAGGAGAAGACTGCCTATAAATGCTCAGACTGTGGGGAGGGATTCATCCAGCACTCAGACCTGATTAAACATAAAGGTACGCACACGAGGGAAAAGCCCTGTGCATCTGAAGTGTGTCAGAGTTCTAGTCTTACTAGACATCAGAAAATCCGTTCTAGAGAGAAAGGTCATCAGTGTCACGAGTGTGGGAAGGCCTTTCAGAGAAGTTCACACCTTGTCAGACACCAGAAAATCCATCTTGGCGAGAAGCCTTATCAGTGCAAGGAGTGTGGAAAAGTCTTTAGCCAGAATGCAGGCCTTTTGGAACATCTCAgaatccacactggagagaaaccttatctGTGTATCCACTGTGGAAAGAACTTCAGGCGCAGCTCTCACCTTAATCGACACCAGAGAATTCACAGTCAGGAGGAGCCCTGTGAGTGCAAGGAATGTGGCAAGACCTTTAGTCAGGCCCTTCTCCTCACCCACCATCAGAGAATCCACAGCCACTCCAAAAGCCATCGGTGCAACgagtgtgggaaagcctttagttTGACCTCAGACCTTATTCGACATCACAggattcacactggagaaaaaccttTCCGGTGTAATATATGCCAGAAAGCCTTCCGACTGAACTCACACCTCACTCAGCATGTGAGAatccacaaagaagaaaaaccctATGAGTGTAATGAATGTGGAGAAGCCTTCAGACAGAGGTCAGGTCTTTTTCAACATCAGAGGTATCACCACAAAGACAAACTGGCTTCCTGA
- the LOC131413965 gene encoding zinc finger and SCAN domain-containing protein 26-like isoform X2 produces the protein MAAALMSAHSPAPLNLKKEGLRVEKEDQRSAWQQGLQLQGDSTGLGQELLCKQFRQLRYEETTGPREALSRLRELCRWWLRPETHTKEQILELLVLEQFLSILPEELQARVREHHPESGEDVVVVLEDLQPELTETGQQVDPDQAKKQKMLVEETAPLKAVQEQQVQPECEVSRPEKEKGEDTRIENGKLVVETDPFGGVESSRKISEPTETHYGDSDLERQQAKPKEKTAYKCSDCGEGFIQHSDLIKHKGTHTREKPCASEVCQSSSLTRHQKIRSREKGHQCHECGKAFQRSSHLVRHQKIHLGEKPYQCKECGKVFSQNAGLLEHLRIHTGEKPYLCIHCGKNFRRSSHLNRHQRIHSQEEPCECKECGKTFSQALLLTHHQRIHSHSKSHRCNECGKAFSLTSDLIRHHRIHTGEKPFRCNICQKAFRLNSHLTQHVRIHKEEKPYECNECGEAFRQRSGLFQHQRYHHKDKLAS, from the exons ATGGCAGCAGCATTGATGAGTGCTCATTCCCCGGCTCCTCTGAATCTGAAGAAGGAGGGGCTTCGGGTAGAGAAGGAGGATCAGCGCTCTGCTTGGCAACAGGGACTCCAGCTGCAAGGAGACAGCACAGGCCTTGGACAGGAGCTGTTGTGCAAACAGTTCAGGCAGTTGCGCTATGAAGAGACCACAGGACCTCGAGAAGCACTGAGCCGGCTCCGGGAACTTTGCCGATGGTGGCTGCGGCCCGAGACCCACACCAAGGAGCAGATCCTGGAGCTGCTGGTGCTGGAGCAGTTCCTGAGCATCCTGCCCGAGGAGCTCCAGGCGCGGGTGCGGGAGCATCATCCCGAGAGCGGGGAGGACGTGGTGGTTGTACTGGAGGATTTGCAGCCAGAGCTTACAGAAACAGGACAACAGGTG GACCCAGAccaggcaaagaaacagaaaatgcttGTGGAAGAGACAGCCCCCCTGAAGGCAGTGCAAGAGCAGCAGGTCCAGCCTGAGTGTGAGGTTTCCAGGCCTGAAAAGGAGAAAG GTGAGGACACAAGGATTGAGAATGGGAAGCTGGTTGTAGAGACAGACCCTTTTGGAGGAGTGGAATCATCTAGGAAGATATCTGAACCCACAGAGACTCATTATGGGGACTCTGACTTGGAAAGACAGCAGGCCAAGCCCAAGGAGAAGACTGCCTATAAATGCTCAGACTGTGGGGAGGGATTCATCCAGCACTCAGACCTGATTAAACATAAAGGTACGCACACGAGGGAAAAGCCCTGTGCATCTGAAGTGTGTCAGAGTTCTAGTCTTACTAGACATCAGAAAATCCGTTCTAGAGAGAAAGGTCATCAGTGTCACGAGTGTGGGAAGGCCTTTCAGAGAAGTTCACACCTTGTCAGACACCAGAAAATCCATCTTGGCGAGAAGCCTTATCAGTGCAAGGAGTGTGGAAAAGTCTTTAGCCAGAATGCAGGCCTTTTGGAACATCTCAgaatccacactggagagaaaccttatctGTGTATCCACTGTGGAAAGAACTTCAGGCGCAGCTCTCACCTTAATCGACACCAGAGAATTCACAGTCAGGAGGAGCCCTGTGAGTGCAAGGAATGTGGCAAGACCTTTAGTCAGGCCCTTCTCCTCACCCACCATCAGAGAATCCACAGCCACTCCAAAAGCCATCGGTGCAACgagtgtgggaaagcctttagttTGACCTCAGACCTTATTCGACATCACAggattcacactggagaaaaaccttTCCGGTGTAATATATGCCAGAAAGCCTTCCGACTGAACTCACACCTCACTCAGCATGTGAGAatccacaaagaagaaaaaccctATGAGTGTAATGAATGTGGAGAAGCCTTCAGACAGAGGTCAGGTCTTTTTCAACATCAGAGGTATCACCACAAAGACAAACTGGCTTCCTGA